One Jeotgalibaca porci genomic region harbors:
- a CDS encoding NAD(P)H-dependent oxidoreductase, with translation MILEIESVAEGESMKTLIIVSHPELMESHTQRFLWESLPEQDVTWHHLEAVYPDGVIDVTAEQRLLKGHGRIVFQFPLYWYSSPPLLKAWQDAVLTEGFAYGRFGSQLVGKELQLVVATGVPEKDYQAGGLEQFTLPELMRPFQATAIKCQMQYFPLFVISQFDYMSEQERRKLLIQYRQVLTGRLWGTLEEKEAWFEEELTTLGKVHLSEDDCLQVDLLIQQLQTNREHLNDLNWTLQEMRE, from the coding sequence ATGATTTTAGAAATAGAATCAGTAGCGGAAGGAGAAAGTATGAAGACTTTGATTATTGTGTCTCACCCCGAATTGATGGAATCGCACACGCAACGATTCTTATGGGAGAGTTTGCCCGAACAGGACGTGACGTGGCATCATTTGGAAGCTGTTTATCCGGATGGTGTGATAGACGTGACCGCAGAACAGAGATTGCTGAAAGGGCATGGCCGCATTGTTTTTCAATTTCCACTTTACTGGTATAGTTCGCCGCCACTGCTAAAAGCCTGGCAGGATGCCGTTTTAACTGAAGGTTTTGCGTATGGTCGCTTTGGAAGTCAGTTGGTTGGGAAAGAATTGCAACTGGTTGTTGCGACTGGGGTTCCGGAAAAAGATTATCAAGCAGGCGGTTTGGAGCAGTTTACATTGCCGGAATTAATGCGTCCGTTTCAAGCAACAGCTATAAAATGCCAGATGCAGTATTTCCCGCTTTTTGTCATTTCTCAGTTTGACTATATGAGTGAGCAGGAGCGCCGGAAATTATTGATTCAGTACCGGCAAGTGTTAACGGGACGCTTGTGGGGAACGTTGGAAGAGAAGGAAGCGTGGTTTGAAGAAGAACTCACGACACTTGGAAAAGTGCATTTGTCTGAAGACGACTGTCTGCAAGTGGATTTACTTATCCAACAGTTGCAAACGAATCGCGAGCACTTGAATGATTTAAACTGGACGCTTCAGGAAATGAGGGAATAG
- a CDS encoding TatD family hydrolase: MLFDTHCHLNVDAFEEDAEATIQRAKEAGVSRFAVVGFDAKTIKKSLKLSAAHPEIYSIIGWHPTEAGSYTIEIEESLLAMLRTEKVIAMGEIGLDYYWMEDPKDVQEHVFRRQIQIAKQLQLPISIHMRDAIEDTYRILKDEDVSEIGGIMHSYSGDVAYMEKFLELGMHISLSGVVTFKKAQDVHEVAKAVPLDRLLIETDAPYLAPVPYRGKRNEPSYVKYVAEKVAELRGMTLEEVAAITMQNANKLFRLEDI, translated from the coding sequence GTGTTATTTGATACCCACTGTCATTTGAATGTTGATGCTTTCGAAGAGGATGCAGAAGCGACCATCCAACGTGCCAAGGAAGCAGGTGTTTCGCGCTTTGCAGTCGTCGGATTCGATGCGAAAACCATTAAAAAATCGCTCAAATTGAGCGCGGCGCATCCGGAAATTTATAGCATTATTGGTTGGCATCCAACCGAGGCCGGTAGTTATACTATCGAGATTGAAGAATCCTTACTAGCCATGTTACGCACGGAAAAAGTTATTGCAATGGGTGAAATTGGCTTGGATTATTATTGGATGGAAGATCCCAAAGACGTGCAGGAACATGTTTTCCGCCGTCAAATTCAAATTGCCAAGCAATTACAATTACCGATATCCATTCACATGCGTGATGCGATTGAAGATACGTATCGTATTTTAAAAGACGAAGATGTTTCTGAAATTGGTGGCATCATGCACAGCTACAGTGGCGATGTTGCTTACATGGAGAAATTTCTAGAATTGGGCATGCATATTTCCTTGAGCGGAGTCGTGACGTTCAAAAAAGCACAAGACGTTCACGAAGTAGCGAAGGCTGTACCGTTGGACCGCTTATTGATCGAAACAGATGCCCCTTATTTAGCTCCCGTACCGTATCGTGGGAAACGTAACGAACCTAGCTACGTCAAATACGTTGCAGAGAAAGTGGCAGAACTGCGCGGCATGACCTTAGAAGAAGTTGCCGCTATTACAATGCAAAATGCAAACAAATTGTTTAGATTGGAAGACATATGA
- a CDS encoding MerR family transcriptional regulator, with protein sequence MEYSIKKLAEMAGLTSRTLRYYDTIQLLKPKRINSSGYRIYGEEEINRLQQILFFREFEIPLEEIKNYLDDPDFDHTEALNQHRLQLLARRDRLEKLLETLDTTLENLKGETTMADEQKFEGFKQQQLADNEAKYGKEIRNAYGAETIQKANNQFENLTEKQYTDMQATAEKILTNLKEAVKTSNPASETAQEIAKLHKYWLSFTWPAYSKAAHRGLAEMYIADQRFTKYYDEPAGEGAAQFLRDAIHIFAAE encoded by the coding sequence ATGGAATATAGCATCAAGAAACTCGCAGAAATGGCTGGTTTAACAAGTCGAACGTTACGCTACTATGACACGATTCAATTGTTGAAACCCAAACGCATTAATTCATCCGGCTATCGGATTTATGGAGAAGAGGAAATCAACCGGCTCCAACAGATTCTATTTTTCCGTGAGTTTGAAATTCCGTTAGAGGAAATTAAGAACTATCTCGATGATCCAGATTTCGATCATACAGAAGCACTGAATCAACATCGCCTACAACTGTTAGCACGACGAGACCGATTGGAAAAATTGTTAGAAACACTTGATACGACACTCGAAAACCTAAAAGGAGAGACAACCATGGCTGATGAACAAAAATTTGAAGGATTCAAGCAGCAGCAATTAGCGGATAACGAGGCAAAATACGGGAAAGAGATTCGTAACGCATACGGCGCAGAAACAATCCAAAAGGCGAATAACCAATTTGAAAATCTAACGGAAAAACAATACACAGACATGCAGGCAACCGCCGAGAAGATTCTTACAAATCTTAAAGAAGCAGTGAAAACGAGCAATCCAGCCAGTGAAACTGCACAAGAGATAGCGAAGCTACATAAATACTGGTTAAGCTTTACTTGGCCAGCTTATTCAAAAGCGGCACATCGCGGATTGGCAGAAATGTATATTGCGGATCAGCGCTTCACAAAATATTATGACGAGCCGGCAGGAGAAGGCGCAGCACAATTTTTACGTGACGCTATCCATATCTTTGCGGCAGAATAG
- a CDS encoding C40 family peptidase: MKKKLATLLLTSSLLASTMIAPIAASADELQNKIEQQESKLEAIQSEVLSAQQTLTAVQAEISAAESRSNELLESRITTQDEVTTLAEEIEKLEIIIEKREEQLQEQARSVQVNGSNTNYINFVFASESLTDLVARVEVVTTMVSANKSLVEQQISDKEAVTDKKVASEEKLEEIIGMSTELEQLKADLHIKKIEEESAIAALNAEQSTVQADRDKFIAQKEEADRRAAEEAAAIAAAEAAAIAAAEEAARVAAIAVEEVAEVETVATTSRNVAAPAVTAPQQSAPTETVAQAPATTPESTPAPTPAPAPAPAPAPSHSGDLIGEAYKYLGVPYVWGGKTPAGFDCSGFTSYVFRQAYGMEIGSWTGAQENLGTKISVSQAQPGDLLFWGSAGSTYHVAIYLGGGSYIHAPYEGRTVEVNTISNFTPQFAVRVN, encoded by the coding sequence TTGAAGAAGAAACTTGCCACATTATTACTCACAAGTTCATTGCTTGCATCAACGATGATAGCACCTATTGCCGCTTCCGCAGATGAATTACAAAATAAAATTGAACAACAAGAATCTAAATTAGAAGCAATTCAATCTGAAGTTCTATCAGCACAACAAACGTTAACTGCTGTTCAAGCAGAAATTTCTGCTGCAGAATCTCGTTCAAATGAATTACTTGAGTCTCGTATCACAACACAAGACGAAGTAACTACATTGGCTGAAGAAATCGAAAAATTAGAAATTATTATTGAAAAACGTGAAGAGCAATTACAAGAACAAGCCCGTTCTGTACAGGTAAATGGTTCAAACACAAACTACATTAACTTTGTATTTGCTTCTGAATCTTTAACAGATTTAGTTGCACGTGTTGAAGTCGTTACAACAATGGTATCAGCGAACAAATCATTAGTTGAACAACAAATTTCTGATAAAGAAGCTGTTACAGATAAAAAAGTAGCTTCTGAAGAGAAACTTGAAGAAATTATCGGTATGTCAACTGAGCTTGAGCAATTGAAAGCTGATTTACATATTAAAAAAATCGAAGAAGAAAGTGCAATTGCAGCTTTGAATGCTGAACAGTCAACTGTTCAAGCTGACCGCGACAAATTTATTGCACAAAAAGAAGAAGCAGATCGTCGTGCAGCTGAAGAAGCCGCAGCAATCGCAGCAGCAGAAGCGGCAGCTATTGCAGCTGCAGAAGAAGCAGCACGTGTAGCAGCAATCGCAGTAGAAGAAGTAGCAGAAGTTGAAACTGTAGCAACAACATCTAGAAACGTTGCAGCTCCAGCAGTGACTGCACCACAACAATCTGCACCAACAGAAACTGTTGCTCAGGCACCAGCTACTACGCCGGAATCGACGCCAGCACCAACGCCAGCACCAGCACCAGCACCAGCTCCAGCTCCTTCTCATTCAGGGGACTTGATTGGTGAAGCTTACAAATATCTAGGCGTTCCTTATGTATGGGGCGGTAAAACACCAGCAGGATTTGACTGTTCTGGATTTACATCATATGTATTCCGTCAAGCTTACGGAATGGAAATCGGTTCTTGGACAGGCGCGCAAGAAAACCTTGGAACGAAAATCAGTGTTTCTCAAGCACAACCAGGAGATTTATTATTCTGGGGATCAGCTGGAAGCACATACCACGTAGCGATTTATTTGGGTGGCGGATCATACATCCACGCACCATACGAAGGTCGTACAGTTGAAGTAAACACTATTTCAAACTTTACACCACAATTCGCAGTACGCGTAAACTAA
- a CDS encoding DsbA family protein → MSKIEMYYATDPLCSFCWAFEPTLRKFRYQYASYISNDTTVMGGMIEKWEKFGGDSSNGIQSAADVAKHWREIGDFSRMVIDGRVWLDEPIDSSFPSSQAFQIVRRDYPEQAQAFLRKLRETVMVWNQDISKREVLAGILEEMGLDHEKILNDADSFEGRSLLNSDLGLARALTATGFPTLVLVNEQNQGVKVVGAQPYEALESALKQILGVEELIQTPVPSLDLVMKTTPFLMNREIEVLYNLEESEVPGFVDMIVGKENVQKGEVLGQDYYRRLTV, encoded by the coding sequence ATGAGTAAAATTGAAATGTACTACGCAACGGATCCACTATGTTCATTCTGTTGGGCATTTGAACCGACATTGAGAAAATTCCGTTATCAGTATGCTTCTTACATTAGCAATGACACAACCGTTATGGGCGGAATGATTGAGAAATGGGAGAAATTCGGCGGTGATAGCAGCAATGGTATTCAATCCGCTGCTGATGTTGCCAAACACTGGCGCGAAATTGGTGATTTCAGTCGCATGGTGATTGATGGCCGGGTTTGGCTGGATGAGCCAATCGATTCATCATTCCCTAGTTCGCAAGCATTTCAAATTGTGCGTCGTGACTATCCGGAGCAAGCACAGGCGTTTTTACGTAAATTGCGTGAAACAGTTATGGTGTGGAACCAGGATATTTCTAAACGAGAAGTACTGGCAGGCATCCTCGAAGAAATGGGCTTGGATCACGAAAAAATACTGAACGATGCCGATTCTTTCGAAGGTCGTAGTTTGTTAAATAGCGATCTTGGCTTAGCACGTGCGCTAACCGCAACTGGATTTCCAACACTCGTTTTGGTAAATGAACAAAATCAAGGAGTTAAAGTCGTTGGTGCACAGCCGTATGAAGCGTTAGAGAGTGCTTTGAAACAAATCTTGGGCGTTGAGGAATTGATTCAGACGCCTGTTCCAAGTTTGGATTTAGTCATGAAAACCACACCATTTTTGATGAATAGAGAAATCGAAGTGCTTTATAACTTGGAAGAGTCAGAAGTACCGGGATTTGTCGACATGATTGTCGGTAAAGAAAACGTCCAAAAAGGCGAAGTACTGGGCCAAGATTATTACAGAAGGTTGACAGTTTAA
- the tyrS gene encoding tyrosine--tRNA ligase: MNIIEDLEWRGAINQQTDAEGLTKLIEKKSIGLYCGIDATGASMHIGHLIPFMILKRFQLAGHKPVILIGAATGSIGDPSGKSEERVLQSEETVAYNAQKITEQMQKLFKAGESDSEIRLVNNLDWTKNLSLLDFLRDFGKNFNLNTMLAKDIVASRLETGISFTEFSYQILQSMDYLHLYRNLDVQLQVGGADQWGNITAGLELIRKKEGAEAEAYGLTIPLMLKADGTKFGKTAGGAVWLDAEMTTPYEFYQFWVNQDDRDVVKYLNYFTFLSQEEISSLAEKVETEPHKREAQKTLAAEMTKFVHGEQALADALKITEALFTGNVKELNANEIAQGFKNMPTFESDLTEQELVTWLVDLGIEPSRRQSREDIQNGAITINGDKVTDLDFVISRENSFEGRFIIVRRGKKKYFLVKLV; the protein is encoded by the coding sequence ATGAATATTATTGAAGATTTAGAATGGCGCGGTGCCATTAATCAACAGACGGACGCTGAAGGACTAACGAAGTTAATTGAAAAGAAAAGTATTGGCTTATACTGTGGAATCGATGCTACGGGTGCAAGTATGCATATTGGACACTTGATTCCCTTCATGATTCTGAAAAGATTCCAACTAGCTGGCCACAAACCGGTCATTTTAATCGGCGCTGCAACAGGTTCAATTGGAGACCCTAGCGGAAAGTCAGAGGAACGCGTTTTACAATCAGAAGAAACGGTCGCTTACAACGCGCAAAAGATTACAGAACAAATGCAAAAGTTGTTCAAAGCTGGCGAGTCAGACTCAGAAATTCGTCTCGTTAATAACTTAGACTGGACGAAGAACCTCTCATTGTTAGATTTCCTGAGAGATTTCGGTAAAAACTTCAACCTGAATACCATGTTAGCAAAAGATATCGTTGCAAGCCGTTTGGAAACAGGAATTTCATTTACGGAATTCTCTTACCAAATTTTGCAATCCATGGATTACCTCCACTTATACCGTAACCTAGACGTGCAATTGCAAGTTGGTGGTGCGGATCAATGGGGAAATATTACAGCCGGTTTGGAATTAATCCGTAAAAAAGAAGGCGCGGAAGCAGAAGCATACGGTCTGACTATTCCGTTGATGTTGAAAGCGGATGGTACGAAATTCGGTAAGACGGCTGGCGGCGCGGTGTGGTTGGATGCGGAAATGACAACGCCTTACGAATTCTACCAATTCTGGGTAAACCAAGATGACCGTGATGTCGTGAAATACTTGAACTACTTTACATTCCTTTCACAAGAAGAAATTTCTTCATTGGCTGAAAAAGTTGAAACAGAACCACATAAACGCGAAGCCCAAAAAACACTTGCAGCTGAAATGACAAAATTTGTCCACGGCGAACAAGCGTTGGCAGATGCATTAAAAATTACGGAAGCACTATTTACTGGAAACGTAAAAGAATTGAACGCCAATGAAATCGCGCAAGGGTTCAAAAATATGCCCACTTTCGAATCTGATTTAACTGAACAAGAATTGGTTACATGGTTGGTTGATTTAGGAATCGAGCCATCTCGTCGTCAATCACGTGAAGATATCCAAAACGGTGCTATCACGATTAACGGTGACAAAGTAACAGATTTAGATTTCGTTATTTCACGTGAAAACTCATTCGAAGGCCGATTCATCATTGTTCGTCGCGGCAAGAAAAAATACTTCCTAGTGAAGTTGGTTTAG
- a CDS encoding GNAT family N-acetyltransferase gives MTKLVPVRDTLQVEDIAHMAEIIWQEHYLPILGEAQVRYMLATLQSEEKMVQDIAHNKADYFIIEAGVSEIGYVAIEWQENVLFLSKLYLLKEARGLGHAAAILKELLQMATERGMNGITLTVNKYNSDAIAFYEKAGFERTDSIISDIGGGYVMDDYVYHLEIT, from the coding sequence ATGACGAAACTCGTACCAGTAAGAGATACATTGCAAGTTGAAGACATTGCACACATGGCTGAGATAATTTGGCAGGAGCACTACCTGCCGATTTTGGGCGAAGCTCAAGTTCGTTATATGTTGGCCACCCTTCAGTCCGAAGAAAAAATGGTTCAGGATATCGCGCATAACAAGGCCGATTACTTCATTATTGAAGCCGGCGTTTCGGAAATTGGTTATGTGGCTATCGAATGGCAGGAGAACGTGCTTTTCCTGAGTAAACTCTATCTATTAAAAGAAGCGCGTGGACTCGGGCATGCTGCAGCGATTCTAAAAGAACTGCTGCAGATGGCGACTGAACGCGGTATGAACGGGATTACGTTGACTGTTAATAAGTACAACTCTGACGCTATCGCTTTTTACGAAAAAGCCGGTTTCGAACGGACTGATTCAATCATTTCCGATATCGGCGGCGGTTATGTAATGGACGACTATGTCTATCATCTTGAAATTACTTGA
- a CDS encoding HAD family hydrolase yields the protein MTDRFLTFEKQNNFLVCVDSDGCAMDTMDIKHERFFGPFSADVFGIEDRETYLEDWNRINLFSSTRGVNRFKALVMALQNAQKRGEDVGDITALTEWAETASSLSNGAIEEILKNNPSEDFEKTLDWSQRVNHAIETELVGEDRPFEGAKDGLAAITKLADVAIVSSANKEAVESEWERHELLDSVDAFYAQDRGTKAEAIADLLTKGYEKKHVLMVGDAPGDEAAAEKNGVYFFPILFGQEKACWDRLVNEAMPKFLNGEFTEEYQATLKKDFHELLSKYD from the coding sequence ATGACAGATAGATTTTTAACTTTTGAAAAACAAAATAACTTTTTAGTGTGTGTAGACTCAGACGGGTGTGCAATGGACACAATGGACATCAAACACGAGCGTTTCTTCGGACCTTTCTCAGCGGACGTTTTCGGTATCGAAGACCGTGAAACATACCTAGAGGACTGGAACCGCATCAACTTATTCTCAAGTACACGTGGCGTGAACCGTTTCAAAGCGTTGGTTATGGCATTGCAAAATGCACAAAAACGCGGTGAAGATGTTGGTGATATCACTGCTTTGACAGAGTGGGCGGAAACAGCAAGTTCACTTTCAAACGGCGCAATCGAAGAAATTTTGAAAAACAATCCATCTGAAGATTTCGAGAAAACGTTAGACTGGAGCCAACGCGTAAACCATGCCATCGAAACGGAATTAGTCGGTGAAGACCGTCCATTCGAAGGTGCTAAAGATGGTTTAGCAGCCATTACAAAATTAGCGGATGTGGCAATTGTAAGTTCTGCAAATAAAGAAGCAGTTGAAAGTGAGTGGGAACGTCACGAATTATTGGATTCTGTTGACGCATTCTACGCACAAGACCGTGGAACAAAAGCAGAAGCAATCGCTGATTTGTTAACAAAAGGTTATGAAAAGAAACATGTATTGATGGTCGGAGATGCACCCGGAGACGAAGCAGCAGCTGAGAAAAATGGTGTTTATTTCTTCCCAATCTTATTTGGACAAGAAAAAGCATGCTGGGATCGTCTAGTAAACGAAGCAATGCCGAAATTCTTAAATGGTGAATTTACTGAAGAATACCAAGCAACATTGAAAAAAGATTTCCATGAATTGCTAAGTAAATACGACTAA
- a CDS encoding glycoside hydrolase family 3 protein, with protein sequence MAKLVDLTKKPYNLNADQIKWVEDTIAGMTDEEKVGQLFVNLFFPGSDEYSGNEFTNQEIVEKFHIGGARYKGQDSVQVQGLLNELQSASKIPLLVAANCDSGGDGATNDGTYIASGAQAEASGDTSVAYNAGYVSGREATALGVNTNFDPCVDILMNWRNTIVNTRAYGTNADSVIKYTNAYLEGLTQSEIIQCIKHWPGDGTEERDQHLVLGVNELSVDEWEDSFGRVYRNHIENGVEMIMAGHIALPEYQKALDPSLKDEDIMPATLAPELIQDLLKTKLDFNGMVITDAAHMLGMTSAMRREDYVPLSIAAGCDMFLFFNDIEEDTMFMMNGYKNGVITEERMTDALRRILGLKAKLNLHLKQAEGTLLKDKSELEVIGCEEHLEMRADAADKGITLVKDTQNNLPISPETHRRIRLYYLEGEKAMNVSSENNALGFFVEELERRGYEVTVNDGHTRVKGKTLEYRENVDFALTVSNVAGYGAENNYRIKWKTAMSNEVPWYVWEVPTVFVSLNFTTHLHDATMVKTFVNAYHNNEETIRQVIDKLEGKSEFKGTPNENVWANKWQAKL encoded by the coding sequence GTGGCTAAACTAGTTGATTTAACAAAAAAACCTTATAATTTGAACGCAGATCAAATTAAATGGGTAGAAGACACAATCGCTGGCATGACGGATGAAGAGAAAGTCGGACAGTTGTTCGTTAACTTATTCTTCCCAGGATCAGATGAGTACAGTGGGAACGAATTTACCAACCAAGAAATTGTGGAAAAATTCCATATCGGTGGGGCGCGCTACAAAGGGCAAGACTCCGTACAAGTACAGGGATTGTTGAACGAGCTTCAAAGTGCAAGTAAGATTCCATTGCTAGTTGCAGCCAACTGTGACTCGGGTGGTGACGGTGCTACTAACGATGGTACTTACATCGCATCCGGTGCACAAGCAGAAGCGTCTGGCGACACTTCCGTTGCTTACAATGCTGGTTACGTTTCTGGACGTGAAGCAACAGCGCTTGGTGTAAATACAAACTTTGACCCATGTGTGGATATCTTGATGAACTGGCGTAATACAATCGTAAACACACGTGCTTATGGTACAAACGCTGACAGTGTCATCAAATATACAAATGCTTACTTGGAAGGTTTGACACAAAGTGAAATCATCCAATGTATCAAACACTGGCCAGGAGACGGTACAGAAGAACGTGACCAACATTTGGTGTTGGGCGTGAACGAGCTATCTGTTGACGAGTGGGAAGATTCATTTGGCCGCGTATACCGTAACCATATTGAAAATGGTGTGGAAATGATCATGGCGGGCCATATCGCATTGCCAGAATACCAAAAAGCTTTGGATCCATCATTGAAAGATGAAGATATCATGCCAGCAACTTTAGCGCCTGAATTGATCCAAGATTTATTGAAAACAAAATTAGACTTCAACGGAATGGTTATTACTGATGCTGCTCACATGTTGGGTATGACTTCAGCAATGCGCCGTGAAGACTATGTTCCATTATCAATCGCAGCTGGTTGTGACATGTTCCTTTTCTTCAACGATATTGAAGAAGATACCATGTTCATGATGAACGGCTACAAAAATGGTGTCATCACTGAAGAACGTATGACTGATGCTTTACGTCGTATTCTTGGTTTGAAAGCGAAGTTGAACCTTCACTTGAAACAAGCAGAAGGCACATTGTTGAAAGACAAATCTGAATTAGAAGTAATCGGTTGTGAAGAGCACTTGGAGATGCGTGCAGATGCAGCTGATAAGGGTATTACATTGGTGAAGGATACACAAAATAATTTGCCAATTAGCCCAGAAACACACCGTCGTATTCGTCTATACTACCTAGAAGGTGAAAAGGCGATGAACGTTTCTTCAGAGAATAACGCTTTAGGATTCTTCGTTGAAGAATTAGAGCGTCGTGGCTATGAAGTAACTGTTAACGATGGCCACACACGTGTGAAAGGTAAAACGTTGGAATACCGTGAAAATGTTGATTTCGCATTAACTGTTTCAAACGTAGCAGGTTACGGTGCAGAAAATAACTACCGTATTAAATGGAAGACAGCAATGTCCAACGAAGTTCCTTGGTACGTATGGGAAGTTCCAACAGTATTCGTATCGTTGAACTTTACAACGCATTTGCATGATGCAACAATGGTTAAGACATTCGTTAACGCATACCACAATAACGAAGAAACAATTCGCCAAGTGATTGACAAACTAGAAGGAAAATCCGAATTCAAAGGAACTCCTAACGAAAACGTTTGGGCAAACAAATGGCAAGCTAAACTATAA
- the metG gene encoding methionine--tRNA ligase — MFKEKETFYITTPIYYPSGQLHIGNSYTTIACDVMARYKRLQGFDVFYLTGTDEHGQKIETKAAEQGISPKEYVDKMATDIQALWKKLDISHDYFVRTTDENHVKAVQMIFEKLVEQGDIYLGEYEGWYSVSDEEFFTETQLAEVYKDENGKVIGGVAPSGHEVELVKEESYFFRMSKYADRLLKYYEDHPGFIQPESRKNEMINNFIKPGLEDLAVSRTTFSWGIPVERDPKHVVYVWIDALANYITALGYGSEDDSLFQKYWPANVHMVGKEIVRFHTIYWPIMLMALDIPLPEKIFGHGWLQMKDGKMSKSKGNVVYPEPLVERYGLDALRYYLMREVSFGSDGTFTPEDYINRINFDLANDLGNLLNRTIAMINKYFDGEVPAWSNQTTEFDADMEATVASVIEKYTKEMDNMQFSVALAEVWRLISRSNKYIDETQPWVLAKDESRKEELGSVMVHLAEVLRITAILLSPFLTQSPAKIFEQLGLDFETQGQWENLVFGKFPAGTNVVKKGTPIFPRLDQEEEVAFLKEQIASTGVQAEEVEETAFDPNETKLVSEKEKQIKYDDFDVVELKVAEVIDCQKVEGADKLLKFRLDAGDEGHRQILSGIAEWYSDPAYFIGKKVVIVANLKPRKMRGEVSQGMILSAEKDGKLQVILAPQEAANGSTVA, encoded by the coding sequence GTGTTTAAAGAAAAAGAAACATTTTATATCACGACTCCGATTTATTACCCAAGTGGGCAATTACATATCGGAAACTCATATACAACTATTGCGTGCGATGTGATGGCACGTTACAAACGCCTACAAGGCTTTGACGTTTTCTATTTAACGGGAACGGATGAACATGGACAAAAAATTGAAACAAAAGCAGCTGAACAAGGTATTTCACCAAAAGAATACGTTGATAAAATGGCAACGGACATTCAAGCGCTATGGAAGAAATTGGATATTTCCCATGACTACTTCGTCCGTACGACGGATGAAAACCACGTAAAAGCTGTTCAAATGATTTTTGAAAAGCTTGTTGAACAAGGGGATATTTATCTGGGAGAATACGAAGGCTGGTACTCTGTTTCAGATGAAGAGTTCTTTACTGAAACGCAATTGGCTGAAGTATACAAAGACGAAAATGGCAAAGTTATCGGCGGAGTGGCACCAAGTGGACACGAAGTCGAATTGGTTAAAGAAGAATCTTACTTCTTCCGTATGAGCAAATACGCGGATCGTTTGTTGAAATATTACGAAGACCATCCAGGATTTATCCAACCGGAATCACGTAAGAACGAAATGATTAACAATTTCATTAAACCGGGACTTGAAGACCTCGCTGTATCACGGACAACATTCTCATGGGGTATCCCAGTAGAAAGAGATCCAAAACACGTGGTTTACGTATGGATTGATGCGTTGGCGAACTACATTACAGCACTTGGCTACGGTTCAGAAGACGATTCATTGTTCCAAAAATACTGGCCGGCAAATGTACATATGGTTGGGAAAGAAATCGTGCGTTTCCATACGATTTACTGGCCGATTATGTTGATGGCATTAGATATTCCGTTACCAGAGAAAATCTTTGGTCATGGTTGGTTACAAATGAAAGACGGTAAAATGTCTAAATCCAAAGGGAACGTTGTTTATCCAGAACCATTGGTAGAGCGTTACGGTTTGGATGCATTGCGATACTACTTGATGCGTGAAGTCAGCTTCGGAAGTGACGGTACGTTCACACCTGAAGATTACATCAACCGTATTAACTTTGACTTGGCCAACGACCTTGGAAACTTGTTAAACAGAACCATCGCAATGATTAACAAATACTTCGATGGTGAAGTTCCTGCTTGGTCCAATCAAACAACAGAATTCGATGCAGATATGGAAGCAACTGTTGCTTCTGTAATCGAAAAGTATACGAAAGAAATGGACAACATGCAATTCAGTGTTGCACTGGCTGAAGTATGGCGTCTGATTTCACGTTCTAACAAATACATTGATGAGACACAACCATGGGTACTGGCAAAAGATGAGTCTCGTAAAGAAGAATTAGGTAGCGTAATGGTGCATTTGGCGGAAGTATTGCGTATTACTGCGATTCTCCTCTCACCATTCTTGACGCAATCACCAGCTAAAATCTTCGAACAATTGGGTCTGGATTTTGAAACACAAGGACAATGGGAAAACTTAGTCTTTGGTAAGTTCCCAGCCGGCACAAACGTCGTGAAAAAAGGAACACCGATTTTCCCACGTTTGGACCAAGAAGAGGAGGTTGCTTTCTTGAAAGAGCAAATCGCATCCACAGGCGTTCAAGCTGAGGAAGTAGAAGAAACAGCTTTTGATCCAAATGAAACAAAACTTGTATCTGAAAAAGAAAAACAAATTAAATACGACGATTTCGACGTAGTAGAATTGAAAGTAGCCGAAGTAATCGACTGTCAAAAAGTCGAAGGAGCGGACAAGCTACTGAAATTCCGTTTAGATGCCGGAGACGAAGGACACCGTCAAATTCTATCTGGAATTGCCGAGTGGTACTCAGATCCAGCTTATTTCATCGGTAAAAAAGTAGTCATCGTTGCGAACTTGAAACCACGTAAAATGCGAGGCGAAGTAAGTCAAGGGATGATTCTATCCGCTGAAAAAGACGGTAAACTACAAGTTATTTTAGCACCGCAAGAAGCTGCAAACGGCTCGACGGTAGCGTAA